tatgCAAAGATAGTTTATgacttcaatgaatcttatatTGTAGCTTActgcagtttccactgtactaataatgctagttaTGGCTTCTTTCGaagaattcatggcttatattAGCGTGGTGGGTGTATCAGGCATTTATAACCTTAACAATACAAGTCCGATACCGGTACATCACtaatatttttggctggaaatgcccagttcttcatgatccctaatatacagtactaccatactgtataattatctaTGATACATATAGGCACTCACAAACTATACATGTGCGTCACCCACATACTTTAGTTCCACAACTCCATAGGTCCAAAAGATTAATGATATTTCTACATGTCCCTTTAGGCAAATGGAAATCAGCTGATTCCTATAATAAATTTAACAATAATCAAAAGGAACCATGTCAATGCATAACACTAAAATTACAATATTTACACACAATTAAGATTTGAAGTCATCATTGAAAAAATATAAGTTGAATAGTGTTATATAGCTAATCAGCTGATTCCTATAATAAATTTAACAATAATCAAAAGGAACCATGTCAATGCATAACACTAAAATTACAATATTTACACACAATTAAGATTTGAAGTCATCATTGAAAAAATATAAGTTGAATAGTGTTATATAGCTACACATGACACTATGCAAATTTcatatataaaattaattaaaacaGAGATGCATTAAATCACCTTTTGTAATTTCTCTCTCAATTCTTTAAAGTGAGTAATTGTAAGTTCCTTAAATGGATTTGTTTGCAAATGGCTTGCTTTGTCTAAAATTAAAAGAGTTAACCAATTGGAAAGTGGTTTAAGACATACCTTTCTGTTGTTTAATCTCATCCCTCATTTTCAGTTCTACAAACTCACATACAATCTCCCGTATGTTGGTGTACACATCAATAATGATGTGTTTCAGGAGTTTTTTATCATGTACAGCCAGCACAAAATAATATGAAGTGAGGTCCTAAGCGTACATCACTATACATAGTTATTTGTTATTCAGTGCTTACCTCTGTGGACTGTTTGGCACCTTTTGCCATTTTAGCATGGTTGTCCAACCATACATCCATGAATGGTACACCATCAACACAAATACTATCGCTTGTCCACAAGAAAAGTTCTCCAATCTACATAATTAGATAACAAACAACTACTTTGCCAAGCGTACGTACTAATTTACGATAAGCGCTCATCACTCGTCCCATCACAGTATCATTCTTAAGCAAATCAGTTATTGGTTTTTCTACATGTATGgaattataaatacatgtatatgatTAGCACTATATAGACATAACAACATCTTTCACAGAATTATTATATCACAGTGATAGTTATTTACATTTAGGACTTTCTTTGCTCcatctttatatatatatagtagttcTAACATGGGCACCAGTCCCCGGATtttcctgaaatatacacacaagcACGAGGGAGtgagtgcgtatatttcaggcaaatcacaagttcccatgttacaactaatatattccacttgggtaactcacctgcaagtgtgagGACACTGCatgaatgctttgcgagtgtatttatatgggaccatgtgaattccgattgtggataacgtcgtaagagcaatgacaaggcactgctgagaggcccAACATAAGTGTATCAACACAAGCATGCAaatgggtacgcaattaaacacaggaaaccCAAGCAGTGACTAGTCATGAATAatctaaagcagtgaatatgtttacagcactataatggcctagtcaaTAAAGCGCCACGCCCAGTTACTACGTGTATGTGACATCgcaccaggtgtcaaaacagcaatataaagatgcactaaagtacttactttattAGCCATgagtagtgcataatattatgttagcTAACACTaataatggccaaatcaattaagcactACGCCTAGTGTCTAgcctcgtgcccagaccgctatTTTCCCTTTTGTATTTGGGTAGGGAAAATGATTTTCccccacccaaatacaaaaaggaaaatagcggtctgggcacgagactacctaGTGTCTGGACATCACCACATGACTATACAATCAAAACACCAATATACTGTAagctaacctgtgaccttcttcattcagtaaaacaatgaactattttcttccccaagtccatgatctatgctttggctcactttaaaaaactaaaacccactatcgatcctgtgaagtgtcactatattacAGCAGAGGAGATCACAGTTTCCTCAAAGAAAtcagatgatttctgagaatgcttggaatgcattaatgagaataggaggtagtatatacaagttatatatactacctccatttctcgttaatgcattcctgagtactgatagcagtgctattatactacttactagatgaataaaaaattggaaattttaaaatgggaatagggatcgctgaaaaaagccacaaaacaagaagggatcgctggggtggtaatgtaaatcacaaatccctattttaactctctgtcataaatttttagttacatgctctgtcattttgaagtgagtcaaaatagggatttgtggtttacattaccaccccagcgatcccttcttgtttcgtggcttttttcagcgatccctattcccattttaaaatttccaatcttttattcatctagtttgtgtactttttattaatccagtaatggattatgaagaagactgttgtgaatagtgtaattttgcattctgcatagtaacagcgtcaacatttcagtacacacatgatcaaattgcaatgtgcatacagactgagagtctcctaatatgagctacaattcaCATTACTGGTAcatttaatagctgtcaaattcagtgcaaggattgttgttataaacttacacttgactgctctattagagtatttaatctggataacccgcccacgtacaataatcatggggcggaaaaaaccaccttgcaacaaagtcatcagcccagattaagcttcctggcctatgcTGAGTTtgataaagacagattctattagccacaagcagcgcacaccaaaaaaacTAAACTTTGAGCGTgcttttgtatggcttcttgagcATAATagcattttggcaagaagaaatggcccggtttgggctgtttccatctgaaaacaaaatcaaaaataggtcatggacatgaagaaggACTCGGTAAGCacggctatatagtttttagcacgaaaaagtggataacttttgctgtacatgagtgaaacaaaataatattatgaataaggccaggccaagttgattcacagtttatcgtccggGAGTTTTGAAAAAGCCGTGCGgacgggaggtcatttttcatattttatgcttttttaacatggaaaaacattttaaaagtagtttcacacagttgctagctacatactgattgcAAGCCTATTTGATTACATCACTATTTATGCCTACTTGTTTATGCAATCTCTCTTTAGAAATCAATTTATTGAAAGTTCTAACGAGTCCAGGCCGGGGATAATCATTAAGTTTGTTGCACACACCATGTTTTAATATACAAAAACAAGTTCGGGAGCGTAAGCAATGATTATCAtgtgagaaataatgaattatgaaattgttgctctattcctaaaaacccatgcgggcggtgacgataaactgtgaatcaacttggcctggcctaataatatgaacaaaacggcaaatttcagttttgtcccaaatacacatactgttttcttttcacttgatacttactagtggaccaatactcattgcaaataaccaccagagggtggttttgagttggaggatacTTTCCAAGGtagcgtgcgttctattagagtttttgcaaaaaacatgggtgatctctattatgaacccactattgtggttcatgatatgaacaaacgggcatatttcagttttgtctgaaatacacatactgtttccttttcacttgatacttactagtggacctacaCTCATTGCAAAGAGCcaccagagggtggttttgagttgaaggatgcttttcaaagtggtttttaggtgtgcgttctattaggatttttgcaaaaaacatgggcgatccctattatgaacccattatcgtggttcatgatacaccttctcttccctttgaagtgaggtgtgaaagtggtatatatatatataccacacctgtggttgagatcaaaagcgccgcgctgtgGGGCAAACTGTGGCATATAattgatataccacgctttgtggctgcacttaccatatatggtttaacttcacacattccgcaaaatccttatctaaacggtaaacaagtctctaataacaagcgcctaaatcatccaacaattattcacctcaggaactggaacaagttttgatgaactcttgtctccttcgtggataactTACTAATCCAGGGCTGTCAAGTTGAGCAATCCGGAATGAGTTACCAAGCCATGACCATGATGGAGCCGCATCATGCAACCTACTATCAAAATTTATAACCAGCAGCCTAAGATTCCATGTCATTATATCAGCATGGTTTCCCTGTGCTGGTTATAGCAAAATTGTTAACCAATACATTTATACTGTACTGTGGCTAGCTATTCTTCAGCTACGTGTGGGTATATTACAGAATAATATACTATGGGTGTGGTATCTGAACTAGTAAACTAGCAAATCCTACCTAGatatatactgtactttctGGCTGGTCTCACGTGCACTAACATAATCCCATCACTGAGAACTGCACACAATCCTTGTACAATCATCCATAGACATCTCTGTTGTTTCAATGCAGATTCATTTCTGTCTgcaatcatttcaccatccCAATTCCGCCGGATCACGTGCAACTAATCTCGACTTCACAGACAACTATCAGAAAACTGCTGGTAGCTATAAAATAATGACATTTTGAGGTCACCCAAAACTATGAAGTCTCCTGTCTGATAACTTTTGATTCTATTCCTGCACATTGCTCCGTGCTACATGGCGGTAACATCCGCATTTGAATCAGCTGATCATGTGACATCAGTACCCATTACTCTAAATAATGCTCACCTTGAAGGTTTCGTTGCTATTACCAAGAAGCACCTGCTGCTGAGGAGACTTTTGAATTGCATAAGATTGACGACTGTGTGCGTGTGAAAAAGGTTGAATGCGTGTGTCACACGCGCAATGCATGTGAGTTGACAGGCCTGCTAATCAGGACTATGTGGGCGTGGCACCGTTAAAagtgtaaaacgtctgatccacaggggcgtagctagccggTGGTGGGGGGGGCAGGCATCCCCCACAAAACGCTCGACATTGTTCATAagtgcacaaaaggctaatgacccaatgatgggctagccaacatacggtgtgtattattacagcttatgtaactagctacataactacttcattactgattgcttccagttatcacttatcaatggaagcATTTTcatcgagcatcatcgcacgtgccacaactgtactccaacaaattcgcccacaatccagtagaactatattgtgaatattttagtacaaatacaatgtgtcacagttacttacattagccacagtctgtgctgcagtcctagcacactggcatagtatgatgagctcactcacttcagccagcgaaattcaaatgccatgtattggcacgaaatcccaaCTCTACACCTTTCCTGTTAacagaatttgtaagcttgtgacggatcatctgactgactgactgacaaagtgaaaaaGGCATGCCACTACATGACTGTACGAAGATTaactcgggaaaataaagttggtccatttaacactttatcaactcgtaggtttgtagctagcatcattgcatatcacttgtcacttctgagttgcgactTTTTGAGCGGGTCATCTGTCTAggttcgaaaaatgcactatcacgtgagtagtgtaggctaaatatagcattgtgtctaatattttcgttctgTGAAGGCATAGTGTCTATACGGGGGAAACCCCTGGGGATTCAAGCATACCTTATTTCTAGTGCATCGTTTTACTAATTGCTTGTAACTcgcaagaaatcatcgtattattatcaccattcacaaacgagttgaatgttgtgtgcactcgcgtagtagcgcacaaacAGTTAATTTAggatgcgtgtcagttactggaaagcttgtgacggaagttaaaaaaaaacacttaGTGACAAGGGCGTAGCAGTGGCGTAGGCaagggcaaatgcctccccttgcctaCGCCACtgctgatccatcaagaatttctattgatttccatctccaggaggtgctgtttcactataccttACTAACTATAATtgttttcatctactggggtgtagaatataacagttataacacaattactagggatatgactaaatatacgtACTCTCACTCGAGCGCTGTGCACTCTTGTGAAtcgtgcatatattttagtcatatcccttgtaagtgtgttataactataaaatatattcATGtaaccaggcctgcaaaaatggcataaactacatcccatcaccTAACAGATCTCAGTACTGCTATCCCTATTTGCATTCTttaacttgtattataaagccaattaaatgttaataagggctgaaaattgcatggttATAGTGTAATGTCATAAAATGTTAAGAAGGATGAAAGcctgaaaaagtaggcaaatttttgTGTGCCTATATCATGAGAACAGGCCCAGTCACACTATGATACATGAAATTATCTGCTGCTTTTATTTTTATATGAAGACATCATATCATGCTAGTGCACATTTAAATCCCATGTACATACTGTCAAtggtatagccatgactgaagtagggaatgtccactagtataactgCAGTTGTAGATGACCGCCCTTGTTTTATTGCTTTATATCTATGTTGATCACCTACTCAAAtttgttacacttgtttgtttactatttttATAATAACATAAACCATTGTtggaccaacacacacacaccacatcaaaggaaaccacaaagctatttttggaaggctgcATATCACTTTCTTTTGTTATTGTAAACTCCAAAGCCAGCTTTGACTTTTGATGCAGctaaactctatacaaggtgatttcctcgcagctgaacactctgagtgcccatagagagtttagctacattagaagtcacccagtagaaagttcagctacattacaactGATCATGAATGCTCTACTGAgctactgcagcagctacaatgcatgctaAGCCTGTGCCTAATATGCCAACAAAAATTATTTGTGAGAATAATTTTGGAATTATATATATGATGCTCACAGAAAAGTTTTAGAATTATCAGATACCCACaggaataatcagtggaattagCTAATGTCACCTTTAAAACTCATCTTACATGATGAAATTCATttttatggaatagtattgtccatctaacatcaaaattaataaagtattaaaaataagaaaagcagccagatataaaatttaaaaaaaaattgctttggctgcctgcctgaccacaggcGCAAGGCTGAAGACCAAACgaaccattttatgccacaataacaaactcaccagtggaatgtgccttttgaggttctgatgagtgtgtgacctttgtgccttgtcttttcaatcaggctggtctttGCCTTCTTCATGCTATGAATTTAGTATGAAACCATATTAGTGAGGCATCAATTTTCACTTTCGTTGACTTAGAAGCTGCAAACTTATTTTAGTGTTTACGCTAGGTAAATAGTACtaaatacctgtaacttcatgataggtgaCCACACATATTAATGCAATCTTGGACGATTAATAATGATCGAACACTGAGACCacatctcttaacaatctatttactcaatcaCGATGACACACTCcgttattattggtctagctgtattcccAGAGTGCCaaaccacttttcagctattcaaatttgtaaaaaaatcgagatactctaatagagcagtcatcgcagtactctaatagagcattcagtatggAATATAGCCAATTGATTTTTCTGATTGCACTGCTTGAATCTGTTAATTGTCTACAAACTGctcaaaagttccagtgagtaAATGATCATTCATGTCATGCGATAGCAAGTACAATCCCAATGGCTTCTGCATCTCAATGAACTAAACTTTCACAGAATTTTTGTATCACAAAAGTAacattagctactagctagattAATTGGTACTGTAGCACAAAATTGCCAGGATATATTAACAAAATGACCTAACCTTACATTTCATCATTGTCCAAACATGGATGCGATAACCATAATAAGGTTAATAATAAAACAACTGACAGACCcacacacttgacactttagaaTTTATATCATTGAATGCGACAAGCCAGGCTTACTTGTTGATCATCGCTATTCTGGgctcttattagaaaatatttcaACAAATTACGATTGGAATTAATCGAAATAAGAATAATAGTAGCTCAATGGATGGCcttattaagatactgtaaGTAGAATAATAGAAGCCTTAATGATAGAGAGAAAACCACTGTCTGtattcatgcatcattaaagtggcaccttcgtacgtactaagcgcctctaaaataattatcgtgttgctgttgtttaaga
The nucleotide sequence above comes from Dysidea avara chromosome 3, odDysAvar1.4, whole genome shotgun sequence. Encoded proteins:
- the LOC136251890 gene encoding uncharacterized protein isoform X2; this translates as MIADRNESALKQQRCLWMIVQGLCAVLSDGIMLVHVRPARKYSIYLEKPITDLLKNDTVMGRVMSAYRKLIGELFLWTSDSICVDGVPFMDVWLDNHAKMAKGAKQSTEDLTSYYFVLAVHDKKLLKHIIIDVYTNIREIVCEFVELKMRDEIKQQKDKASHLQTNPFKELTITHFKELREKLQKESADFHLPKGTCRNIINLLDLWSCGTKPSAGKPAWYKDLSDVQPGLLSNRFYRDQYSENLYKRFTTIMMKKLKFRADRNRVLWNLEHPLSFKQEISNQLLLYYNAESVAVYIGTAVYWDETLGSRRSCKLKAITNAVQRHLDQRVCIKKD
- the LOC136251890 gene encoding uncharacterized protein isoform X3, producing MGRVMSAYRKLIGELFLWTSDSICVDGVPFMDVWLDNHAKMAKGAKQSTEDLTSYYFVLAVHDKKLLKHIIIDVYTNIREIVCEFVELKMRDEIKQQKDKASHLQTNPFKELTITHFKELREKLQKESADFHLPKGTCRNIINLLDLWSCGTKPSAGKPAWYKDLSDVQPGLLSNRFYRDQYSENLYKRFTTIMMKKLKFRADRNRVLWNLEHPLSFKQEISNQLLLYYNAESVAVYIGTAVYWDETLGSRRSCKLKAITNAVQRHLDQRVCIKKD